The uncultured Desulfuromonas sp. genome has a segment encoding these proteins:
- a CDS encoding chemotaxis protein, whose protein sequence is MAQATMQDKQGILLEAGTNEFEILEYYLFDQSFGINVHKLREIVPFCREELTTLPDSHPSLLGTLLLRGDTIPLVSLADHIGKHLDPAKVAAASDSAVQTRQVVLVCEFNDEVISFLVDGVDQIHRLSWSQVKPMDQFFESYRPRFTGTVTVADRDILIVDMEHIAYEIFGEGEHYAGGDEEIEASSSRKENRSEVKLFFAEDSAIIRQGIMRVLKQAGYALAQSYGDGLACWNAVQQAKEEGELPVLIVSDIEMPELDGLALCRRIKEDPVLRQIKVVMYSSLINENTSHKCVEVGADDFTSKPDVTKVVALVDKYCLVEE, encoded by the coding sequence ATGGCTCAAGCGACAATGCAGGACAAGCAGGGGATCCTTCTCGAGGCCGGTACCAATGAGTTCGAAATTCTCGAATACTATCTGTTTGATCAATCGTTCGGCATCAATGTGCATAAACTCAGAGAGATCGTTCCTTTTTGTCGCGAGGAACTGACCACCCTGCCGGACAGTCATCCCTCCTTGCTGGGAACCCTGCTGCTGCGTGGAGATACCATTCCTCTGGTCAGTCTTGCCGACCATATTGGTAAGCACCTGGATCCGGCCAAAGTGGCGGCAGCTTCCGACAGTGCTGTGCAGACACGCCAAGTGGTGCTGGTGTGCGAGTTTAATGACGAAGTGATCTCGTTTCTGGTAGACGGGGTGGATCAGATTCACCGTCTTTCCTGGTCGCAAGTCAAACCGATGGATCAGTTCTTTGAAAGTTATCGGCCGCGTTTTACCGGGACCGTCACCGTTGCTGACCGCGATATTCTCATTGTCGATATGGAACATATCGCCTACGAGATTTTTGGTGAGGGTGAACATTACGCCGGTGGCGATGAAGAGATTGAAGCAAGCAGTTCGCGTAAAGAAAATCGCAGTGAAGTTAAGCTGTTTTTTGCCGAAGATTCCGCCATTATTCGTCAGGGCATCATGCGGGTGCTTAAGCAGGCCGGCTATGCGCTGGCACAGAGTTATGGCGATGGCCTGGCCTGTTGGAACGCGGTGCAACAGGCGAAAGAGGAGGGGGAGCTGCCGGTTTTGATTGTCTCGGATATCGAAATGCCGGAACTCGATGGCCTGGCCTTGTGTCGCCGTATTAAGGAAGATCCGGTGTTGCGCCAGATCAAAGTGGTCATGTATTCGAGCCTGATCAATGAAAACACCTCGCATAAGTGCGTCGAAGTGGGCGCCGACGATTTTACCAGCAAGCCGGATGTGACCAAGGTGGTCGCCTTGGTGGACAAATATTGCCTGGTTGAGGAGTAA
- a CDS encoding TRAP transporter substrate-binding protein, producing MKKHTAMLWLISLFCLISVSAQARDLSILEQWKPKFDPSGAQYTYMLSNVDHPAIAGIGVGYRIRDRIWEESGGRLYVDFRPLAQLGGEKDVVRKLKMGAIQGMLCSSVMAANVAPKLGIVNLPFIFDSSEKLEKFRNTPELFDEFSNAAVRSGIKVIDFTGYGSYGWATTTPVRTLEDAKKVNFRIAQAPVNKDNYLAWGLKFTVLPWPDVPQALQTGVIDGLDHTPMVCSITKKFDVAKYFTDLHYTQGLYIHMVNKRWLDKLPEDLREIFLKVVREESAIARQKTDLQQADQIEQAKKEGVQFFTLSDADRQTLKSKAQPVYDKWGQKIGADYLKKVQTALD from the coding sequence ATGAAAAAACACACTGCCATGTTATGGCTGATCAGCCTGTTCTGTCTGATCAGCGTCTCTGCCCAAGCACGTGATCTGAGCATCTTGGAACAATGGAAACCCAAGTTCGATCCTTCCGGGGCGCAGTATACCTATATGCTGTCCAATGTCGACCATCCGGCCATTGCCGGCATCGGTGTCGGCTATCGGATTCGTGACCGAATCTGGGAAGAAAGTGGCGGTCGGCTTTATGTGGACTTTCGCCCCCTGGCTCAGCTCGGTGGTGAAAAAGACGTGGTTCGCAAGCTGAAGATGGGCGCTATTCAGGGCATGCTGTGCTCATCGGTCATGGCCGCCAACGTGGCTCCAAAACTGGGTATTGTCAACCTGCCATTCATCTTCGACAGCAGCGAAAAACTGGAAAAATTTCGCAACACGCCGGAGCTGTTTGATGAATTCAGCAACGCTGCGGTACGCTCCGGCATCAAAGTCATCGACTTCACCGGTTACGGTAGTTACGGCTGGGCCACCACCACCCCGGTGCGCACCTTGGAGGACGCAAAAAAGGTCAACTTCCGCATTGCCCAAGCGCCGGTTAATAAAGACAATTACCTGGCCTGGGGCCTCAAATTCACCGTACTGCCCTGGCCGGATGTGCCCCAGGCATTGCAGACCGGAGTCATCGATGGACTCGATCACACGCCCATGGTGTGCAGCATTACCAAAAAATTCGACGTCGCCAAATACTTCACCGACCTGCACTATACCCAGGGCCTGTACATCCACATGGTCAACAAGCGCTGGCTTGACAAGCTCCCTGAAGATTTAAGAGAAATCTTCCTCAAGGTGGTCCGTGAAGAAAGCGCCATTGCCCGTCAGAAAACCGACCTGCAGCAGGCAGATCAAATTGAACAGGCGAAAAAGGAGGGGGTTCAGTTTTTTACCCTCAGCGATGCTGACCGCCAAACCCTTAAAAGCAAGGCGCAGCCGGTTTATGACAAATGGGGACAAAAGATCGGCGCAGACTATCTGAAAAAAGTCCAGACCGCCCTCGACTGA